In Bufo gargarizans isolate SCDJY-AF-19 chromosome 6, ASM1485885v1, whole genome shotgun sequence, a single genomic region encodes these proteins:
- the LOC122942262 gene encoding vicilin-like seed storage protein At2g18540, which produces MEKKEEEEHLTEENKEDKHQEEETKEKEDEENKKDKHLVREEEKKEDKHLEEEENMEMGEEENKEKEHLEEEAKEKGHLEEVVGEKKKEVKHHGANEDKENKLEHLKEEKHPDEEKRIAEELIKEAEKEFGELCDVRWWYRVYTSQPTIRIRTISRCPTFYTMETIEEEMEEEGEERPRRRSWVPKCFRRNRPRGL; this is translated from the exons atggagaaaaaggaggaagaggaacaTCTGACTGAGGAGAATAAAGAGGATAAACATCAGGAGGAGGAGActaaggagaaggaggatgaagaGAATAAGAAGGATAAACATCTGGTCagggaggaggagaaaaaggaaGATAAacatctggaggaggaggagaatatgGAGATGGGGGAagaggaaaataaggaaaaagaaCATCTGGAGGAGGAAGCTAAGGAGAAGGGACATCTGGAGGAGGTAgtgggggagaaaaaaaaggagGTGAAACATCATGGGGCAAATGAGGATAAGGAGAACAAATTAGAACATCTGAAGGAGGAGAAACATCCGGATGAGGAGAAACGCATTGCAGAGGAGCTTATCAAGGAGGCAGAGAAAGAGTTCGGAGAACTTTGTGATGTGAG GTGGTGGTACAGAGTGTACACGTCCCAGCCCACAATACG GATAAGAACCATCAGCCGATGTCCCACATTTTATACCATGGAGACCAT AGAAGAAGAAATGGAAGAAGAGGGGGAGGAAAG ACCAAGAAGAAGATCCTGGGTCCCCAAGTGCTTTAGGAGGAACCGTCCAAGAGGCCTGTGA